In Nitrospira sp., one genomic interval encodes:
- a CDS encoding response regulator, whose product MADRILCVDDDLNILEGFKRQLRKEFTLETAVGPEQGLRMVTEQGPFAVVVSDLRMPGMSGIEFLARVRNHDADTVRVLLTGNAELRTAIEAINEGQIFRFLTKPCTPDVLGKTLRAALVQHRLIMAERELLEQTLSGSIRVLCEILALVNPEAFGRSSRITHYAESMAKHLHVSEIWTIKTAAMLSQIGCVILPESVLKKVYRGEILTREESELFNQHPFVASDLIAKIPRMKRVAEIIRYQDKCYDGSGVAGDTREGVKIPMEARILKVALDFDALESAGKTKTQAFDEIKKRKGWYDEEIVKALKTAFAQEIQYEVRTVVIADLRPGMVLNEDLKSSDHVLLCARGQEINASTIMRLTNYSKTIGVRQPFDVLVTIGQDSADVD is encoded by the coding sequence ATGGCTGACCGGATTCTCTGTGTGGACGACGATCTCAACATTTTGGAGGGTTTCAAGCGCCAGCTTCGCAAAGAGTTTACGTTGGAGACGGCTGTCGGACCTGAGCAGGGTCTTCGAATGGTTACGGAACAGGGGCCCTTCGCCGTGGTGGTATCTGATCTCAGGATGCCGGGGATGAGTGGGATTGAGTTCCTTGCAAGAGTACGCAACCACGATGCCGACACCGTCCGTGTTCTACTGACGGGAAATGCCGAACTCAGAACGGCGATCGAAGCGATTAATGAAGGGCAGATCTTCCGATTCCTGACAAAGCCCTGTACGCCAGACGTTCTCGGCAAGACGCTCAGGGCCGCGCTGGTACAGCACCGTCTGATCATGGCAGAACGCGAGTTGCTGGAACAGACGCTGAGCGGGAGTATTCGAGTGCTATGCGAAATCTTAGCGTTGGTCAATCCTGAAGCCTTTGGGCGATCGTCGCGCATTACCCACTATGCGGAGTCAATGGCAAAGCATCTCCACGTGTCCGAGATCTGGACGATCAAGACGGCTGCCATGTTGTCTCAAATCGGTTGCGTTATCTTGCCTGAATCGGTCCTAAAAAAGGTGTATCGAGGAGAGATACTGACGCGCGAGGAATCGGAGCTGTTTAATCAGCATCCGTTCGTGGCGTCGGATCTAATCGCAAAGATTCCCAGGATGAAACGTGTGGCGGAGATCATTAGATACCAGGACAAATGCTATGACGGATCTGGAGTAGCAGGGGATACTCGAGAAGGGGTTAAAATCCCTATGGAGGCGAGAATTTTGAAAGTCGCCCTGGATTTCGATGCGCTCGAATCGGCCGGAAAGACAAAAACCCAGGCATTCGATGAGATCAAGAAACGTAAAGGCTGGTATGACGAGGAAATTGTTAAGGCGCTAAAGACAGCGTTTGCCCAAGAAATACAATATGAAGTGCGGACAGTGGTCATTGCAGATCTCCGCCCAGGTATGGTTTTGAATGAAGATCTGAAATCATCGGACCACGTCCTTCTGTGCGCGAGGGGGCAGGAAATAAATGCGTCTACCATTATGCGATTGACCAACTATTCAAAAACGATCGGCGTTCGGCAACCTTTCGATGTACTCGTGACCATTGGCCAGGACTCGGCCGACGTGGATTGA
- a CDS encoding IS3 family transposase (programmed frameshift) gives MKRSRFSEEQIVYAIRQAESGTPIGDVCRQLGIAEQTFYAWKKKYAHLGVSELRRLRQVEEENARLKRLVADLSLDKHMLSEGVAKKSLRPARRRELAQWFHGTFQVSCARACRLAQFGRASWYRKSQAKDQTALRLRIRDLAHARPRFGYLRIWVLLRREGWAVNRKRVRRWYRLEGLQLRMRVRRRKHIALHRGPAPVPVGPSERWSMDFVHDTLSEGRPYRILTVVDNWSRSSPVLEAGFRMSGALVSQVLDRVLGEGQRPRSITVDHGTEFQSRALEEWAYRRGVQLDFIRPGKPVENAFIESFNGRLRDECLNVHQFASLAEAQAIIEAWRVDYNTRRPHSSLGHLTPSEFVRQRQEEQDTEKVVCSP, from the exons ATGAAGCGGTCACGATTCTCGGAAGAGCAAATCGTCTATGCCATCCGGCAAGCCGAGAGTGGCACCCCCATCGGGGATGTCTGTCGACAGCTCGGCATCGCCGAGCAAACCTTCTACGCCTGGAAAAAGAAGTATGCGCATCTCGGCGTGAGTGAACTGCGCCGACTGCGGCAGGTGGAAGAGGAGAATGCCCGGCTCAAACGACTGGTGGCCGATCTCTCGCTGGATAAGCACATGCTGTCGGAGG GCGTTGCGAAAAAAAGTCTAAGGCCCGCGCGCCGTCGGGAGCTCGCCCAGTGGTTTCACGGGACGTTTCAGGTGAGCTGTGCGCGGGCCTGTCGGTTGGCGCAGTTTGGTCGCGCGTCGTGGTATCGGAAGAGTCAGGCCAAGGATCAGACCGCCCTGCGGCTGCGCATTCGCGATCTGGCGCATGCGCGGCCTCGGTTTGGCTATCTGCGCATCTGGGTCTTACTGCGGCGGGAAGGTTGGGCGGTCAACCGGAAGCGGGTCCGGCGCTGGTATCGCTTAGAGGGGCTCCAGTTGCGCATGCGGGTGCGCCGACGAAAGCATATCGCCCTGCATCGTGGGCCAGCTCCCGTGCCGGTCGGCCCGTCGGAACGGTGGAGTATGGATTTCGTGCATGATACCTTGAGTGAAGGTCGGCCCTATCGGATTCTGACCGTCGTTGATAACTGGAGTCGCTCTAGTCCTGTCCTAGAGGCCGGATTTCGGATGTCTGGAGCGCTGGTGAGTCAGGTACTGGATCGCGTCCTGGGAGAGGGCCAGCGGCCTCGCTCCATCACGGTCGATCATGGGACGGAATTCCAGTCCCGTGCGCTCGAGGAGTGGGCGTATCGACGGGGCGTGCAGCTCGACTTCATTCGACCGGGGAAACCCGTCGAAAATGCCTTCATTGAATCATTCAACGGACGGCTGCGGGATGAGTGTTTGAATGTACATCAGTTCGCCTCGCTGGCTGAGGCCCAGGCGATCATCGAAGCCTGGCGCGTGGACTATAATACCCGCCGTCCCCACAGCTCACTTGGGCACCTGACGCCAAGCGAGTTCGTCAGGCAACGTCAGGAAGAACAGGACACCGAAAAAGTCGTCTGCTCTCCTTAA
- a CDS encoding exonuclease SbcCD subunit D C-terminal domain-containing protein yields MRVIHTSDWHLGQELHGFARGVEHDSFLDWLANQLVEQNADALILTGDIYDTVNPPIPAQQRLYQFLRRAITESPHLQIVLIGGNHDSAARLELPKHLLDTSRVHFIGGMPRHNGQPIAAQTLIALRDVTGTPRAVCAAVPYLRPGDLPAVASGEHPLHALYQQVIEAGHAMCVGLPLIVTGHLHMSGGAVSELSERRIVIGGEEAVSSDLFPSSVSYVALGHLHKPQLVSGQTVIRYAGSPFPMSVAEKDYQHSVVVIDLDATAGITIDLVRTPRPVAFLRVPQVGAAPLDQVEDELRHIEVDDPGLDRRPFLEVAVRLDGAEPELRPRIEAALEGKPVRLTRIVRQTEGQGGTLADAVEGDTELDALEPAHVFARRHVEEYGVEPAAELTSAFEEVLTAILSPEDDQTGAT; encoded by the coding sequence ATGCGGGTCATTCATACTTCTGATTGGCATCTTGGCCAGGAACTCCATGGATTCGCTCGTGGGGTCGAACATGACTCATTTCTCGACTGGCTAGCCAACCAACTGGTCGAACAAAACGCTGACGCACTCATCCTCACGGGCGACATTTACGACACGGTTAATCCACCTATCCCCGCTCAGCAACGCCTCTATCAGTTCTTAAGGAGAGCCATAACGGAAAGTCCGCATCTCCAAATAGTGCTCATCGGCGGTAATCATGACTCGGCCGCACGACTTGAGCTGCCGAAACATCTTCTCGATACGAGCCGAGTCCATTTCATCGGGGGAATGCCGCGGCATAATGGTCAACCGATTGCAGCCCAGACACTGATTGCACTTCGGGATGTGACCGGAACTCCTCGCGCGGTGTGTGCTGCGGTCCCTTACCTACGCCCTGGAGATCTTCCCGCAGTAGCCAGTGGTGAACACCCCCTTCACGCTCTCTACCAGCAAGTTATTGAGGCTGGGCACGCTATGTGTGTAGGCCTCCCATTGATCGTTACGGGCCACTTACATATGAGCGGCGGAGCAGTATCGGAACTGAGTGAACGACGAATCGTCATAGGAGGCGAGGAGGCGGTTTCCTCTGATCTTTTCCCATCAAGTGTCTCCTATGTAGCTTTAGGCCATCTCCACAAACCACAGCTTGTCTCAGGCCAAACTGTCATCCGCTATGCCGGATCGCCTTTCCCCATGTCAGTCGCCGAGAAAGATTATCAGCACAGTGTTGTAGTGATCGACCTTGATGCGACCGCTGGCATCACAATAGATTTGGTGCGGACGCCGAGACCCGTCGCCTTCCTTCGCGTTCCACAAGTCGGCGCAGCGCCCCTAGACCAAGTCGAGGATGAATTGCGCCACATCGAGGTCGACGATCCCGGCCTGGATCGCCGGCCATTTCTCGAGGTCGCGGTTCGGCTTGATGGAGCTGAGCCAGAGCTCCGTCCACGAATTGAAGCCGCATTGGAGGGGAAGCCAGTCCGACTCACGCGTATCGTTCGACAGACTGAGGGACAAGGAGGCACATTGGCTGACGCCGTGGAAGGAGATACAGAGCTAGACGCGCTAGAGCCGGCCCATGTGTTTGCTCGTCGACATGTCGAGGAATACGGAGTTGAGCCGGCAGCGGAGCTTACGAGTGCCTTTGAGGAAGTGCTGACTGCCATCTTATCACCAGAGGACGATCAGACAGGCGCAACATGA
- a CDS encoding ATP-dependent endonuclease, whose product MSAFTGSLRLATGEAPSKPQGVLAKIHQALQPSLNEMFFTSRLVLVEGLEDVAYLSSYLHLLNKWDQYRRSGCHIVPVNGKSEMLRPLVIAKHIGIPTFVVFDSDADEQDPGKRAKHEKDNKALLALLGKANENPLPTTSLWGPGFVMWRSNIGALIRAEIGAADWSAFQAKADKQYGHAGGLRKNTLHIGFCLAQAWESGKSSPSLERLCNEILNPAVTVQ is encoded by the coding sequence GTGTCTGCATTTACGGGGAGCTTACGCCTCGCCACGGGAGAAGCGCCCAGCAAACCTCAGGGTGTTCTGGCAAAAATTCACCAAGCATTACAGCCTTCACTCAATGAGATGTTTTTTACCTCCCGTCTCGTATTGGTCGAAGGTCTTGAAGATGTTGCTTATCTGAGTTCCTATCTTCATCTCCTCAATAAATGGGACCAGTACCGCCGCAGCGGTTGTCATATTGTCCCCGTGAATGGCAAGAGCGAGATGTTACGCCCCTTGGTGATTGCCAAGCATATCGGCATTCCAACTTTCGTTGTCTTTGATTCAGATGCCGATGAGCAGGACCCAGGTAAAAGGGCGAAACATGAGAAAGATAACAAAGCCCTGCTTGCGCTTCTAGGCAAGGCAAACGAAAACCCATTACCCACAACCAGCTTGTGGGGCCCTGGGTTTGTCATGTGGCGATCAAATATCGGCGCTCTTATTAGAGCAGAAATTGGTGCAGCTGACTGGAGTGCCTTTCAAGCAAAAGCTGACAAGCAGTACGGCCATGCTGGTGGACTTCGGAAAAATACACTGCATATCGGGTTTTGTCTTGCCCAAGCGTGGGAATCAGGCAAAAGCTCGCCAAGCCTCGAACGCCTGTGTAATGAGATTTTGAATCCAGCCGTCACTGTTCAGTAA
- a CDS encoding response regulator: MTDIADMTSILIIDNDRALRAVLGEGLREAGYVVQEAANGRLGVNAFRKAPTDLVITDLYMPERDGLEVIEALRRTNPQVPILAISGASGTMDYLKVALTRGATEILSKPFSVSTVVRILDRIFAHTSQRALP, from the coding sequence ATGACGGATATTGCCGACATGACGTCCATTCTAATTATTGACAATGACAGAGCTCTAAGAGCCGTCCTTGGTGAGGGACTGCGTGAAGCTGGGTATGTTGTACAGGAAGCTGCCAATGGCCGCCTAGGCGTGAACGCCTTCAGAAAGGCGCCAACGGATCTAGTCATCACTGATCTCTATATGCCTGAGCGCGATGGCCTGGAGGTTATTGAAGCTTTACGTCGGACTAATCCCCAGGTCCCCATACTGGCTATTTCGGGGGCATCCGGCACCATGGACTATTTGAAGGTGGCGTTAACACGCGGCGCCACGGAAATCTTGTCCAAACCCTTCTCCGTCTCGACAGTGGTCCGGATCCTCGATCGTATTTTTGCTCACACATCCCAAAGAGCCCTGCCTTAA